From Bacteroides sp., the proteins below share one genomic window:
- the rpsU gene encoding 30S ribosomal protein S21, whose product MIIVPVKEGENIDRVLKKLKRKFEKTGILRELRERQKFTKPSVKNREQRLKAIYIQKLQDQKDSM is encoded by the coding sequence ATGATCATTGTACCTGTAAAAGAAGGCGAAAACATTGACCGGGTCTTAAAGAAGCTGAAGCGTAAATTTGAGAAAACTGGCATCCTTAGGGAACTGAGGGAGCGTCAGAAATTTACCAAGCCCTCTGTGAAGAACCGTGAGCAGCGTTTGAAAGCCATCTATATTCAGAAATTACAGGATCAGAAAGATTCGATGTAG
- a CDS encoding tyrosine-type recombinase/integrase yields MSTEKFLQYLEREKRYSAHTIVSYGTDLQQFSDYFRDQYELDYLENVKAPMVRSWLAQAMQQGMARSSINRKLSSLKSFFRFALKHGVVEENPMEKLGSVKKNKVLPVVVKEEEMHRLLDYSAFRPGYAGIRDRLILELLYTTGMRLSELCGLQHRDFDAGKNTIKVLGKRAKQRIIPVIQEVADHYQDYCLEKEKTFGGMADSHIFLTDRGKKIYPKYVYRLVNRYLSNVTTRSRKSPHVLRHTFATHMLDHGADLNAIKEILGHANLSATQVYTHNSIEKIKNVYKQAHPKA; encoded by the coding sequence GTGAGCACTGAAAAATTCCTGCAGTACCTCGAACGTGAAAAACGTTACTCGGCTCACACTATTGTGTCGTACGGCACCGACCTTCAGCAATTTTCAGATTATTTCAGGGACCAGTATGAGCTGGATTACCTGGAGAATGTTAAAGCGCCCATGGTTCGCTCGTGGCTAGCTCAGGCAATGCAACAGGGGATGGCACGCAGCAGCATCAACCGAAAGCTTTCTTCTTTGAAGTCGTTTTTCAGGTTTGCCTTGAAGCATGGGGTGGTGGAAGAGAATCCCATGGAAAAGCTTGGCAGTGTTAAAAAGAACAAAGTGTTGCCGGTAGTTGTCAAAGAAGAAGAAATGCATCGTTTGCTCGATTATTCGGCTTTCAGGCCGGGATATGCGGGCATACGTGACCGGTTGATTCTTGAGTTGCTATATACTACGGGGATGCGTTTATCAGAATTATGCGGATTGCAGCATCGGGATTTTGATGCTGGAAAAAATACCATTAAAGTTTTGGGTAAACGTGCAAAACAACGTATTATTCCCGTTATACAAGAAGTGGCAGATCATTATCAGGACTATTGTCTTGAAAAGGAAAAAACGTTTGGGGGTATGGCAGATTCGCATATTTTCCTAACGGATCGAGGGAAGAAAATATACCCTAAGTATGTTTACAGGCTGGTAAACCGTTATCTTAGCAATGTAACGACACGAAGCCGGAAAAGCCCGCATGTTCTCCGGCACACTTTTGCCACGCATATGCTTGACCACGGAGCCGACCTGAATGCCATTAAGGAGATTCTGGGGCATGCCAATTTATCGGCTACCCAGGTTTATACGCACAACAGCATTGAGAAAATTAAGAATGTTTATAAACAAGCCCATCCAAAGGCGTAA
- a CDS encoding HPF/RaiA family ribosome-associated protein codes for MKVNISSLHFKSDVKLEEFIRDKTSKLTTHFDGVLGCDVTLRLDPAQNNENKIVEMKVMLPGNDLFSKKQAKTFEEATDNAVDALRRQLQRHKGKVRGI; via the coding sequence ATGAAAGTAAACATCAGTTCATTGCATTTTAAGTCAGATGTAAAATTGGAAGAATTTATCCGGGACAAAACGTCGAAGTTAACCACTCATTTTGACGGGGTTTTAGGTTGCGATGTGACCCTTCGGTTAGACCCCGCGCAAAACAATGAAAACAAGATTGTAGAAATGAAAGTGATGCTTCCCGGCAATGATCTGTTCTCCAAGAAACAGGCCAAGACATTTGAAGAGGCGACCGATAATGCTGTTGATGCGTTAAGGCGGCAACTTCAGCGTCATAAGGGAAAGGTTCGTGGGATTTAA